The nucleotide sequence CGGGATCGTACCCGAACAGGGACAGGCGAAAGCCATCCTTCCCACGTGCTGCTCCGTGACAGCTTCCTGTGTTGCAACCGGTCTTCATCCAGACAGGCATGACGTCGAGTTTAAAACTGATGGGCCGCGATTCCGCTGCTCGTTCGACTTTCACCGGGATCGTTTGGGACTTACCGCCATATTCGACTTTCAGTTCGGACTGCCCGTCGGCGACGGGATGGAACGTCGTCCCTTCACGGCGACAGAGGGCGGGGTTTGCCAGGGTGAATTTGGCTTCTTTGCCAATATCACGCGTGATTCCATCCGCTTGAACTGCCTGGACCACGACGCGTTGCCGGTCGCTGTGCGTCGTGAGGTTCACTTCGGGAGGGTAGACATTAATTTGTACCAGCGGCGAATCTGCTGCCATCAAGTTTTGACAGAGAGTCAGCATCGCGCAAGTCAGCAGCGGTACAAGAGGTGAGAACCGAGGCATTTCATTGTCCCTAAAATTTCGTCGACAAGCTCATTGACCGCCAGTGGGCTTTGAGTCAGGGCTGGCGGCAGATCCATTCAGAGCTTTAACGCGTTGTTCCTGTTCAAGTCGCAGTTGCTCCAGCCGCGTTAATCGCTTGACCGGGGCGGCCGTGGGTTCTGGCGTCGCTGCGGGTGCGGCCTGCGCTACGGGTACAGGTGCGGCCTTTGGAGGTAACGGTTTGTCGACCCGAATTTGACCTGTCCCGATGTTATGAATGACTGGCTCGCCGTTTTCTGTTACGACCGCCTGGCAGAAGAGACTTTTGTTGACCCCTTCAGGGGCGTCGGCTTCGGCTTTCACCTTGAAAATCAGCTCTTTGGCGTCCTTGTTAAATGTCATTGCGGTCGTCGTGATTTTGTTGGGCAGGCCCAGCAACTGCACGGTCGCATCCCCTTCGAATTCTTTGGCCGTTTCCAGTTTGACGACGAGATCTGTCTCGGCACCAAGTTCAACTGCGGCCGCCTCATAGGTGAATCGGAAATAGGGCTCGGCGACACGAAGCGTGACGAAGGGTGAGCAGACCATGACTGGACCATTACCGACCGTGGCTTCTCCCCGCACAGTGATCTTGTGGTCCTTGACCTGTGCATTCCCCGCTGCGTTGATCGAAATCAGTGCCTCGGACTGTCCTTCGGGGATCGAAACCTCACGGCTGGAGTTAACGCCATTAGGGTTCAGCACAAGCTCAATTTTGATCGGAGCAGTGAAGTCGGGGGCGCGCGTTGCGACCACCTTCAGCGACATCTGACCGCCTTGGACTAACGGGACTTTCGGTTCGACAATCTGAAGCGTGAACGGAATTTTCTGTGTCACGACCGTGGCGAGCGAGTATGTCGGTTCTGTCCAGAAGGGAATATTGTTCAGTCCCCGGACCAGAACGGTTGGAAGGCGAACTTCACCTCGTGGGGGATTGGGGTTGGCAGGATCTGTCAGCGATCCCACGATTTGAGAGAACCGCCCGGACATCGGGGCATCCGAGGAAGCGGCAAGGATGACTTGGGCCAGGCCCTGGTCGGCTGCCATTCCGAAGGACTCGACAGTGACTCCGTCAGGCAGATTCAGCCCTGTGAAATCGAGGTGGCCGCCAAAGGCGACTCGGTTGGCGTTGATCAGCAGCGGGAAGCGATTTCCCTGGGGAATCGCGAGTTTCGGCTCGACGTACTGCACAAATTCGTTGACACCCAGCAAGGCTTCCGGCACGAGCGGACTGACTTCAATGCGATAGTGGAACGCACTGCCTCCCCTTCGCAAGTGGTCTCTGACCTCGAGAAAATACTGGCCGTCTTCGGGGACCGCGAAACGGATGAAGCTATCCGGTCCATTACTGTCGTCGTTGCTGGCGATCGCTCCGCCCTGCGCGTTGTAGAGGATGAGAATCGGATCCAGTTCCGATCGCAATCGTCGAGCCCAGACATGGATTTCCAGCGTCTGCCCCTTGGTCGCAGTAAAACCAAAAAAATCCACATCCGTTTTTGATGAGAGTGCTCCGTTAAACGCGACGGGTGCGGCTGCTTTCGTCGCCTGAGCAATCGTCTCGTTCGGTTCCTGCTCGATGGAGTTTTCCAGGTCAACAACTCGGAAGCGGTTGCCCGAGGGAGAAATCCCCTTGTCGTCCGTCGCAAAGACGGCATATTCGGGATCGACATTCGCGGGAAGTTCGACTTCCCGTTCGAACTCGCCGCTGACGTCGCCCAGAAATCGGACTGCGATCTTCTGTCCTGGCTTGCCTCCGGCTGGGACAATCGCCAGGGGACGAGGATAGTTTCCGATGTGGCATCGGTAATAGCAGGCACCGTTTCCGCCGTAGCTGCTTTCACGGATTTGAATCACGTATTTTCCGTCAGCAGGAGCGATGATCGAGGCCACTCCGTCCTGCCAGATCAGAGCCGCATCGTCGCTGGTCGCCAATTCGAAACGCGATTCGTTCAGAATGGCGACATACGGATCGAAGAAAGTATCGCCCAATCGGATCCCTTCGACCTCGGCCGTAATGCGATCCCCTTTTTTTGCCTCGATCAGGAAATAATCCACATCCTCATTCTGGATGATTCCCTCGACCGTCACGTTGCCGGCGACAGTCTGTGGTTGCTTGAAATCACTGTTCGGTTCGACCTCGGCAACCGTTGGCAAGGCGCTGACCCGGAATGTTCGCAAATCAGATAGACCGCTCGCCGTCCGGATCCGACAGTGCTTGGTTCCCAGCACGCAATCCGGTGCAATCTTGAGTTTCGCCTTGACCTGGCTGCCATTTACGACGGTGAACTGGGTGACTTCGATCCCCGGTTCGTAAATCATCAGTTCCAGAGCGTCTTCGAGGCGCTGACCATTGAAGGAGAGTTCAGTCTCGATTCCTCGCTGGGCACCACGAGGGAGGATACTCGAAAGAACCGGACTTGCGGCATAGGTAGGGGACGCAACCAGTACAAGCACCAGCGTCAGGACTGCACGCATATCATCGATCTCGCAAATTCGGGCGAAGCGCAATGACGTTGCTCAATTGGCGCGCGCCAGTGGCAGCAACAGTCGGCGGGGGCGGGTAACGGGGAACAAAGAGCCTGAGTCCACTGAGGTCTTTGCAATGTGGTCTGGAGGCGGACATCCTGTCACACCCGGTCATTCTCTATCAGGATGCAATGATCGCCTGCTCTGCGGGGCGACGTGGCAAACCGTTTTCGATTTCCCGCGTCAGCCATTCCGCACGAGCGATTTGTGTTCATTCGCATACTCGCGTGAATCCTCGCCGAAGGTCTGCGAGAATCGTTCGATCAGGCGAGGAGTTCTTTGATGACTTTTCCGCCGTCGACGATCTCGATCGGACGATCACCGGGTGCCATGAGTTCCTTATCCGCGACGATTCCCATGCAATGGTAGACCGTCGTAAAGAGATCTTCTGGGCCAACCGGATTGTCTTCGGGTTCGGAGGCGGTGGAGTTGGATGATCCGTAGATGTAACCACCTTTGATCCCTCCTCCGGCCAGCGCGACGCTGAAGACCTTCGGATAGTGATCACGGCCTGCCTGTGCGTTGATCTTCGGGGTTCTGCCGAACTCTGAAGAGACCATCACGAGCGTTTCTTTCAGGAGTCCCGTGCGATCCAGATCATTGATCAGAGTGGAAAACGCCTGGTCAAATGCTGGCATCTGGTTGCGGAATCCGGCGACGATACCAGTGTGCATGTCCCATCCGCCGTACGTCAGGTTGACCAGACGAACTCCTGCCTGGACAAGTCGTCTGGCCAGCAGCATTCGCGCACCCGCCGTGTTTCGACCATATTCGTCGCGGATCTGAGCGGGTTCTTTTTCGATGTCAAACGCCTCGCGCGCGGCAGGAGAACTGATCAGGCTGTAGGCCCGGTCGTAGAAGGTGTCCATCGCGGTCAGGTCGTCGGATTTTTCCTTTTTCTGGAAATGGGCATTCACCGCTTCGAGGGCCGAACGACGGGTCGCAAAGCGACTTTCATCCACGCCACCCGGCAGGTCGAGGTCGCGGACTTTGAAGCCGCCGTCCGCGGGATCACTACCGAGACTGAACGGGGCAAATGCGGAACTCAAATAACCGCTGCCAGCGAACTCAGTCGGCATGTTTGGAATGCAGACATATGGGGGAAGGTTGTTGCGGGGCCCGTATTCATGGCTCACGACCGAACCGATACAGGGGTAGATCAGTGCAGGACTGGGGCGATAACCCGTAAACATGTTGTGAGTGCCTCGCTCGTGCGCGGCTTCACCATGAGTCATTGAGCGGATAATGGTGAGCTTGTCGGCGACTTGGGCGGTCTTGGCGAGGGTATCACCGAAGACTTCGCCGCTAATCTTCGTGGCGATCTGTCCCATCTCGCCTCGGTATTCGATCGGGGCGTATGGCTTTGGATCGAAAGATTCCTGATGCGCGATTCCGCCCGGCAGAAAAATATGGATGATGGACTTTGCGGTGCTTTCAAAACTTTTGTAGTCTTTGAGGTCACCGTATGCCGTACTTCGCAGCAGTTGTGGCAGCGTGAGCCCTGCACCTGCCAGAACGCCCAGGGAGAGAAATCCACGACGATTCAGACGGTCGAAATGACCAGGATTACAGCTCGGCATTCGAAATTCTCCGCGAAAACCGGTGAAAGCAATGTTCAGCAAAGTCTGGGAACGGACCGGGCGACTGTCACAGTCGCAATGCCGGATACATCTACCTTGTCAGTGAACATCAGCGGGTTACAAAACATTCGGCGAGGAATTCGTGTTTTTCAGGAATTCTCAGTAATTTGGCAGGCAGCAATGGCGGGAGTACATGGTTAGCGCTGGTGGACAGATATACTCAACCAGTTACTTAGGCTAACCAACACACATCGGAATCGTCAAGTGTGTGCTGAGCCGGAATATTCCGCCAGGACTTCCTTTCGGCAGGGTTTTACAGCACGGGCTGTCGCGATCGCTCGTTCGCTCGCCACCTGGGTATTGCCACCCGCGCGATGGGCTCGTCTGAATATTCGGGCGTTTCGTGGGGGGACATCGGATTGGGGGCTGGTGTGCGCCCGGGACGGGAGAATTTTCCGTCGCACAACAATAATAAAAGGAGTGGAGTCCTTCCCGTTAAAGTCTACAGTTCTATCATTGATATCTGCTTGCTAAGATGTCGTAACGGGGCAGATGACTTTTCATCGTCAGGGCATTGGACCACTGCCTGTATCCAACCGACATGAATTGAGTGTGGCTGGACTTGTGCCGACGCGGCTGATGGTGAGAGAAAGTGGTTGGTTCCTGTAGAACGAAGAAGTAGAAAGAGCTGAGAAGTCAGCAAGTGACCATTCGGCCCATGGATGCTGTACGGGGTAGAATCCCCCGTCTCCCGTGAACGAAGGTCTCAATTCAAGAGAGTCGGCTCACCCGACGTGATTCTGATGCAGTTGCCCTCCAGATGCGGTGCGACTGCAACGGGTTTGAGTGACAGAACAAAGTGGCATTAAGACGCCCAACCACTGAGCGGCATCAAGACCGCTCTAGAACGAAGGATTTCCCATGACAGATCACGTGAATCAAGTGACAGACGCTTCTGAAGCGGATGATTCCACTCTGAATGTTTCCGTGCCCAAAGCGGCCGCGCACGTCGAAATTCAATCTGGCGACCAGGCTTATTACGAAGAAGACTTTGATGGCGACTCCGAAGAACAGGGATCGATTCAGGGGGATTTGACTCCAAACGATATCTTCGGACTCGATCCACTCGACGTTCTGACTCTCGAAGAATTGGCAGACTATCTCAAGGTTTCCACTTCCGCCGTCCATCGCATGATGAAAGAGCAGAAGCTCCCCGGGCGGAATTTCGGTGGCGATTGGCGATTTCTGCGGGACGCCGTTGCGAACTGGCTCCGCTGTCAGGAAGCTCCCGCACAGGAGCAGAAGAAAGCTCGCGAGGATTACTCGAAAAGTCAGTCGAGTCAGTCCAGCGATTCAGAAACGAGTCGCTTCAGTCGTCCGCCGCAACGAAGTTATCAGGATGACCAGTCCGGTGGCGAGTACCGCTCCCGCCAGCGGTTTTCTGAAGGGGGCGAGCAGTACGGCAAACGGAGTGGTGGGCAGTACGGGTCAAACCAGTACGGTTCCGGTCAATACGGCTCCGGAGGATACAGCGGCGGTCAGTACAGCGGCGGTCAGTACGGCGGCGGTCAGTACGGTGGCGGTCAAGGTGGTTCAGGAAACTACGGTTCGGGGGGGTACTCTCCCCCACCTCGACGCCAGTTCCGTAGCGGACAGGAAGGTGGAGGTAGTTACGGGTCAGGAGGCGAAGGAGGTTACGGAGGTGGTCGCCGCTTCGGAGGAGGTGAGGGCTATTCGGGTGGCGACCAGCAATTCGGTGGACCCAAACGAAAGAATAAGCGTCAGGTCTTCGACAACGAACGGGGCAAGCGACTGGACCGACGCCGTGACGGGGACTCGGGCGAAGGACTTCCGGGCGCCAAGGAGTGATCTGACTCGATTAAGCAGTAGGAGCGAGGCTGGGGTACCCTCTCGGCCTTCGGTCCTCAACGCATGAGAGGTGTGTGGAGTCGACGATCGGGAGGAAAACTTACCCCGGTCAGATTCCTGGAGTTCTATGAGAACGCATGGCAGTCGTCATGCG is from Schlesneria sp. DSM 10557 and encodes:
- a CDS encoding PPC domain-containing protein gives rise to the protein MRAVLTLVLVLVASPTYAASPVLSSILPRGAQRGIETELSFNGQRLEDALELMIYEPGIEVTQFTVVNGSQVKAKLKIAPDCVLGTKHCRIRTASGLSDLRTFRVSALPTVAEVEPNSDFKQPQTVAGNVTVEGIIQNEDVDYFLIEAKKGDRITAEVEGIRLGDTFFDPYVAILNESRFELATSDDAALIWQDGVASIIAPADGKYVIQIRESSYGGNGACYYRCHIGNYPRPLAIVPAGGKPGQKIAVRFLGDVSGEFEREVELPANVDPEYAVFATDDKGISPSGNRFRVVDLENSIEQEPNETIAQATKAAAPVAFNGALSSKTDVDFFGFTATKGQTLEIHVWARRLRSELDPILILYNAQGGAIASNDDSNGPDSFIRFAVPEDGQYFLEVRDHLRRGGSAFHYRIEVSPLVPEALLGVNEFVQYVEPKLAIPQGNRFPLLINANRVAFGGHLDFTGLNLPDGVTVESFGMAADQGLAQVILAASSDAPMSGRFSQIVGSLTDPANPNPPRGEVRLPTVLVRGLNNIPFWTEPTYSLATVVTQKIPFTLQIVEPKVPLVQGGQMSLKVVATRAPDFTAPIKIELVLNPNGVNSSREVSIPEGQSEALISINAAGNAQVKDHKITVRGEATVGNGPVMVCSPFVTLRVAEPYFRFTYEAAAVELGAETDLVVKLETAKEFEGDATVQLLGLPNKITTTAMTFNKDAKELIFKVKAEADAPEGVNKSLFCQAVVTENGEPVIHNIGTGQIRVDKPLPPKAAPVPVAQAAPAATPEPTAAPVKRLTRLEQLRLEQEQRVKALNGSAASPDSKPTGGQ
- a CDS encoding DUF1501 domain-containing protein, encoding MPSCNPGHFDRLNRRGFLSLGVLAGAGLTLPQLLRSTAYGDLKDYKSFESTAKSIIHIFLPGGIAHQESFDPKPYAPIEYRGEMGQIATKISGEVFGDTLAKTAQVADKLTIIRSMTHGEAAHERGTHNMFTGYRPSPALIYPCIGSVVSHEYGPRNNLPPYVCIPNMPTEFAGSGYLSSAFAPFSLGSDPADGGFKVRDLDLPGGVDESRFATRRSALEAVNAHFQKKEKSDDLTAMDTFYDRAYSLISSPAAREAFDIEKEPAQIRDEYGRNTAGARMLLARRLVQAGVRLVNLTYGGWDMHTGIVAGFRNQMPAFDQAFSTLINDLDRTGLLKETLVMVSSEFGRTPKINAQAGRDHYPKVFSVALAGGGIKGGYIYGSSNSTASEPEDNPVGPEDLFTTVYHCMGIVADKELMAPGDRPIEIVDGGKVIKELLA
- a CDS encoding helix-turn-helix domain-containing protein gives rise to the protein MTDHVNQVTDASEADDSTLNVSVPKAAAHVEIQSGDQAYYEEDFDGDSEEQGSIQGDLTPNDIFGLDPLDVLTLEELADYLKVSTSAVHRMMKEQKLPGRNFGGDWRFLRDAVANWLRCQEAPAQEQKKAREDYSKSQSSQSSDSETSRFSRPPQRSYQDDQSGGEYRSRQRFSEGGEQYGKRSGGQYGSNQYGSGQYGSGGYSGGQYSGGQYGGGQYGGGQGGSGNYGSGGYSPPPRRQFRSGQEGGGSYGSGGEGGYGGGRRFGGGEGYSGGDQQFGGPKRKNKRQVFDNERGKRLDRRRDGDSGEGLPGAKE